A DNA window from Macadamia integrifolia cultivar HAES 741 unplaced genomic scaffold, SCU_Mint_v3 scaffold2479, whole genome shotgun sequence contains the following coding sequences:
- the LOC122066591 gene encoding RNA demethylase ALKBH9B-like: MHHSPFLSPIHHTPEPTRRTQTEMRGSQLRTDDPFLLSYQTSDLQIAAEFLNNWLPFLSRDLCHGCTQILSDRIRSLDPDSGETTEPAADAEYSNSAESFADSSPTHLDSCEASTDNHDNCDTFSIGSWKDEANWSSDHVVDASASDRPCDPDTSGTPTVRMSWADMAQEDELEEEAEETNKPSEMDGGAPSAVEVGVDRKVPQKQKLSREQREYIRFMNVKRKKDFICLERVKGKIVNILAGLELHTGVFSAAEQKRIVDSIYELQEKGRKGELKERTYSAPQKWMRGKGRVTIQFGCCYNYATDKNGNPPGILRDEGVDPIPLLFKVIIKRLVGWHVLPPSCVPDSCIVNIYEEGDCIPPHIDSHDFVRPFCTISFLSECNIMFGSNLKTVGAGEFSGSTAIPLPVGSVLVLNGNGADVAKHCVPAVPTKRISITFRKMDESKRPFGFAQEPDLQGLQPLPYNLDDSKRLNPLKVQPQMNRQAVKREVLPEKDRGLLGPEPRNFLRHHSGPPNRRKVRVTLGT, from the exons ATGCATCACTCCCCGTTTCTCTCTCCCATCCATCATACTCCCGAGCCAACTCGGCGCACACAGACAGAGATGAGAGGTTCTCAACTACGAACGGATGATCCTTTCCTGTTAAGCTATCAGACTTCGGATCTGCAAATCGCGGCCGAGTTCCTTAACAATTGGCTTCCTTTCCTCAGTAGGGATCTTTGCCACGGTTGTACTCAAATTCTTTCCGATCGTATTCGGTCTCTTGATCCGG ATTCCGGTGAAACTACAGAACCTGCCGCGGACGCAGAGTACTCAAACTCGGCGGAGAGCTTTGCAGATTCGAGCCCAACTCATCTGGATTCGTGCGAGGCATCCACCGATAATCATGACAATTGCGATACGTTTTCGATCGGAAGCTGGAAAGATGAAGCGAACTGGTCGTCAGATCATGTTGTGGATGCATCTGCGAGCGACAGGCCCTGCGACCCTGACACTTCGGGTACTCCGACTGTACGAATGTCTTGGGCGGACATGGCACAAGAGGATGAGCTTGAAGAGGAAGCAGAGGAAACGAATAAGCCGTCTGAGATGGATGGGGGTGCTCCTTCAGCCGTAGAGGTCGGGGTAGATCGGAAGGTGCCGCAAAAACAGAAGTTGTCTAGAGAACAGAGAGAGTACATCAGATTCATGAACGTCAAGAGGAAGAAGGATTTCATCTGTTTGGAGAGAGTCAAAGGCAAGATTGTTAACATTCTTGCCGGGCTTGAGCTTCATACAGGTGTTTTTAGCGCCGCAGAACAGAAGAGAATAGTTGACTCTATCTATGAGCTtcaggaaaagggaaggaaaggagaGTTAAAAG AGCGTACATATTCTGCACCACAGAAGTGGATGAGGGGCAAGGGACGTGTGACCATCCAGTTCGGTTGCTGCTACAATTATGCAACA GACAAAAATGGGAACCCACCTGGTATTCTCCGTGATGAGGGAGTTGATCCCATTCCTCTCTTGTTTAAGGTCATTATAAAAAGACTGGTCGGATGGCATGTTCTTCCTCCTTCTTGTGTTCCTGATAGTTGTATTGTCAACATTTATGAAGAAGGGGATTGCATTCCACCTCACATTGATAGCCATGATTTTGTTCGACCCTTTTGCACCATATCATTTCTTAGTGAGTGTAATATAATGTTCGGATCTAACCTAAAGACTGTGGGTGCTGGTGAATTTAGCGGATCAACTGCAATTCCGCTGCCAGTCGG gtCTGTACTTGTCTTGAATGGGAATGGAGCAGATGTTGCCAAGCATTGTGTTCCAGCTGTTCCTACTAAAAG GATATCTATAACATTCAGGAAAATGGATGAATCAAAGCGTCCATTTGGGTTTGCTCAGGAACCAGATTTGCAGGGGCTTCAGCCTCTGCCTTATAACCTGGATGACTCAAAAAGGTTGAATCCTTTGAAGGTGCAGCCACAAATGAACCGACAGGCAGTTAAAAGAGAGGTTCTTCCAGAAAAGGATAGAGGGTTACTTGGACCAGAGCCACGCAATTTTCTTCGCCATCATTCAGGGCCTCCCAATAGGCGAAAGGTTAGGGTGACTTTGGGCACTTAA
- the LOC122066588 gene encoding transcription factor E2FB-like isoform X1 produces MKRHFPFSYPRPPSFAFNSPHQSNDQNRSPDLRLNPLRGGEGSDGAEGSSVISKIPFLSTDLKADNLEGQIGEWATCHGHGEAINVVPGTGLKHCSKSKVSKHKKSGSQTLGSHSDARSDMLEPAATCRYDNSLGVLTKKFISLIQEAKDGTLDLNKAADVLEVQKRRIYDITNVLEGIGLIEKTSKNNIRWKGLEMSRPNELDGQVMRLKAEVESLYDEECRLNDSIREKQQSLRALDEDEKSRKLLFLAEDDIMSLPCFQNHTLNHTLIAIKAPQASSLEVPDPDGGGDCQQFRIIVRSTTGPIDLYLLSTHQGRCDDIDVKQAKTIDLPRGSSILSSEDALLQKFHDERLSEAGHCQDNVKTSNSSIALENVSGMQRIIPTDFSINDDYWFQSDLEVSITDLWANDWGQVFEPQDKIAMHNTELIKHHVPVGRVCQQRGIDVHCFVEKT; encoded by the exons ATGAAGCGCCACTTCCCGTTCTCGTATCCAAGACCACCTTCTTTCGCTTTCAACTCTCCTCACCAATCTAATGATCAGAATCGCTCGCCCGATCTTCGTTTGAATCCCCTGAGGGGTGGCGAAGGCAGTGACGGCGCTGAAGGAAGCTCTGTGATTTCTAAGATTCCG ttCCTCAGCACAGATTTAAAAGCAGACAATCTTGAAGGTCAAATTGGTGAATGGGCAACTTGCCATGGACATGGTGAAGCAATTAATGTTGTGCCTGGCACAGGTCTTAAGCATTGCAGTAAATCGAAGGTTTCAAAGCACAAGAAATCTGGGTCACAAACTCTGGGGTCACACTCAG ATGCCCGTTCTGATATGTTGGAACCAGCTGCCACTTGTCGTTATGACAATTCTCTGG GCGTGCTAACAAAGAAATTCATTAGTTTGATCCAGGAGGCCAAGGATGGCACTCTTGATCTGAACAAGGCAGCAGATGTCTTGGAG GTACAGAAAAGGAGAATATATGATATTACGAATGTTCTTGAAGGAATAGGTTTAATAGAAAAAACATCAAAGAATAATATACGTTGGAA GGGACTTGAAATGTCAAGACCTAATGAACTGGATGGTCAAGTTATGAGGCTCAAG GCTGAAGTCGAAAGTCTATATGATGAAGAATGCAGACTTAATGATAGCATAAG AGAAAAACAGCAAAGTCTCAGGGCCCTAGATGAAGATGAAAAGAGCAGGAA GCTTCTATTTTTAGCTGAAGATGATATTATGAGCCTTCCTTGCTTTCAG AACCACACTCTAAACCACACTCTAATTGCAATAAAAGCTCCACAGGCAAGTTCCCTTGAAGTCCCTGATCCTGATGGG GGTGGTGATTGTCAGCAATTCAGAATCATTGTCAGAAGCACCACGGGACCAATTGACCTGTACCTGCTGAG CACACATCAGGGGAGGTGTGATGATATAGATGTGAAGCAGGCCAAGACAATTGATTTGCCCAGGGGGAGTAGCATTCTTAGCAGTGAAGATGCATTACTTCAGAAGTTCCACGATGAAAGGCTATCTGAGGCAGGACATTGCCAAGATAATGTAAAGACTTCTAATTCATCTATCGCACTGGAAAATGTATCTGGAATGCAGAGGATCATCCCTACAGATTTTAGC ATTAATGATGATTACTGGTTCCAGTCAGATCTTGAAGTCAGCATTACAGATTTGTGGG CAAATGACTGGGGACAAGTGTTTGAACCTCAAGACAAGATTGCTATGCACAACacagaattaataaaacatcaTGTGCCTGTAGGTCGTGTTTGCCAACAGAGAGGGATTGACGTACATTGTTTTGTAGAAAAGACTTGA
- the LOC122066588 gene encoding transcription factor E2FB-like isoform X2: MKRHFPFSYPRPPSFAFNSPHQSNDQNRSPDLRLNPLRGGEGSDGAEGSSVISKIPFLSTDLKADNLEGQIGEWATCHGHGEAINVVPGTGLKHCSKSKVSKHKKSGSQTLGSHSDARSDMLEPAATCRYDNSLGVLTKKFISLIQEAKDGTLDLNKAADVLEVQKRRIYDITNVLEGIGLIEKTSKNNIRWKGLEMSRPNELDGQVMRLKAEVESLYDEECRLNDSIREKQQSLRALDEDEKSRKLLFLAEDDIMSLPCFQNHTLNHTLIAIKAPQGGDCQQFRIIVRSTTGPIDLYLLSTHQGRCDDIDVKQAKTIDLPRGSSILSSEDALLQKFHDERLSEAGHCQDNVKTSNSSIALENVSGMQRIIPTDFSINDDYWFQSDLEVSITDLWANDWGQVFEPQDKIAMHNTELIKHHVPVGRVCQQRGIDVHCFVEKT; encoded by the exons ATGAAGCGCCACTTCCCGTTCTCGTATCCAAGACCACCTTCTTTCGCTTTCAACTCTCCTCACCAATCTAATGATCAGAATCGCTCGCCCGATCTTCGTTTGAATCCCCTGAGGGGTGGCGAAGGCAGTGACGGCGCTGAAGGAAGCTCTGTGATTTCTAAGATTCCG ttCCTCAGCACAGATTTAAAAGCAGACAATCTTGAAGGTCAAATTGGTGAATGGGCAACTTGCCATGGACATGGTGAAGCAATTAATGTTGTGCCTGGCACAGGTCTTAAGCATTGCAGTAAATCGAAGGTTTCAAAGCACAAGAAATCTGGGTCACAAACTCTGGGGTCACACTCAG ATGCCCGTTCTGATATGTTGGAACCAGCTGCCACTTGTCGTTATGACAATTCTCTGG GCGTGCTAACAAAGAAATTCATTAGTTTGATCCAGGAGGCCAAGGATGGCACTCTTGATCTGAACAAGGCAGCAGATGTCTTGGAG GTACAGAAAAGGAGAATATATGATATTACGAATGTTCTTGAAGGAATAGGTTTAATAGAAAAAACATCAAAGAATAATATACGTTGGAA GGGACTTGAAATGTCAAGACCTAATGAACTGGATGGTCAAGTTATGAGGCTCAAG GCTGAAGTCGAAAGTCTATATGATGAAGAATGCAGACTTAATGATAGCATAAG AGAAAAACAGCAAAGTCTCAGGGCCCTAGATGAAGATGAAAAGAGCAGGAA GCTTCTATTTTTAGCTGAAGATGATATTATGAGCCTTCCTTGCTTTCAG AACCACACTCTAAACCACACTCTAATTGCAATAAAAGCTCCACAG GGTGGTGATTGTCAGCAATTCAGAATCATTGTCAGAAGCACCACGGGACCAATTGACCTGTACCTGCTGAG CACACATCAGGGGAGGTGTGATGATATAGATGTGAAGCAGGCCAAGACAATTGATTTGCCCAGGGGGAGTAGCATTCTTAGCAGTGAAGATGCATTACTTCAGAAGTTCCACGATGAAAGGCTATCTGAGGCAGGACATTGCCAAGATAATGTAAAGACTTCTAATTCATCTATCGCACTGGAAAATGTATCTGGAATGCAGAGGATCATCCCTACAGATTTTAGC ATTAATGATGATTACTGGTTCCAGTCAGATCTTGAAGTCAGCATTACAGATTTGTGGG CAAATGACTGGGGACAAGTGTTTGAACCTCAAGACAAGATTGCTATGCACAACacagaattaataaaacatcaTGTGCCTGTAGGTCGTGTTTGCCAACAGAGAGGGATTGACGTACATTGTTTTGTAGAAAAGACTTGA
- the LOC122066588 gene encoding transcription factor E2FB-like isoform X3 — protein MYLIAYKQSQLNSTKPYPNISNCWGKRLEFLSTDLKADNLEGQIGEWATCHGHGEAINVVPGTGLKHCSKSKVSKHKKSGSQTLGSHSDARSDMLEPAATCRYDNSLGVLTKKFISLIQEAKDGTLDLNKAADVLEVQKRRIYDITNVLEGIGLIEKTSKNNIRWKGLEMSRPNELDGQVMRLKAEVESLYDEECRLNDSIREKQQSLRALDEDEKSRKLLFLAEDDIMSLPCFQNHTLNHTLIAIKAPQASSLEVPDPDGGGDCQQFRIIVRSTTGPIDLYLLSTHQGRCDDIDVKQAKTIDLPRGSSILSSEDALLQKFHDERLSEAGHCQDNVKTSNSSIALENVSGMQRIIPTDFSINDDYWFQSDLEVSITDLWANDWGQVFEPQDKIAMHNTELIKHHVPVGRVCQQRGIDVHCFVEKT, from the exons ATGTATCTTATTGCTTATAAACAATCTCAACttaactcaactaagccttatcccaacataAGCAATTGTTGGGGAAAGAGGTTGGAG ttCCTCAGCACAGATTTAAAAGCAGACAATCTTGAAGGTCAAATTGGTGAATGGGCAACTTGCCATGGACATGGTGAAGCAATTAATGTTGTGCCTGGCACAGGTCTTAAGCATTGCAGTAAATCGAAGGTTTCAAAGCACAAGAAATCTGGGTCACAAACTCTGGGGTCACACTCAG ATGCCCGTTCTGATATGTTGGAACCAGCTGCCACTTGTCGTTATGACAATTCTCTGG GCGTGCTAACAAAGAAATTCATTAGTTTGATCCAGGAGGCCAAGGATGGCACTCTTGATCTGAACAAGGCAGCAGATGTCTTGGAG GTACAGAAAAGGAGAATATATGATATTACGAATGTTCTTGAAGGAATAGGTTTAATAGAAAAAACATCAAAGAATAATATACGTTGGAA GGGACTTGAAATGTCAAGACCTAATGAACTGGATGGTCAAGTTATGAGGCTCAAG GCTGAAGTCGAAAGTCTATATGATGAAGAATGCAGACTTAATGATAGCATAAG AGAAAAACAGCAAAGTCTCAGGGCCCTAGATGAAGATGAAAAGAGCAGGAA GCTTCTATTTTTAGCTGAAGATGATATTATGAGCCTTCCTTGCTTTCAG AACCACACTCTAAACCACACTCTAATTGCAATAAAAGCTCCACAGGCAAGTTCCCTTGAAGTCCCTGATCCTGATGGG GGTGGTGATTGTCAGCAATTCAGAATCATTGTCAGAAGCACCACGGGACCAATTGACCTGTACCTGCTGAG CACACATCAGGGGAGGTGTGATGATATAGATGTGAAGCAGGCCAAGACAATTGATTTGCCCAGGGGGAGTAGCATTCTTAGCAGTGAAGATGCATTACTTCAGAAGTTCCACGATGAAAGGCTATCTGAGGCAGGACATTGCCAAGATAATGTAAAGACTTCTAATTCATCTATCGCACTGGAAAATGTATCTGGAATGCAGAGGATCATCCCTACAGATTTTAGC ATTAATGATGATTACTGGTTCCAGTCAGATCTTGAAGTCAGCATTACAGATTTGTGGG CAAATGACTGGGGACAAGTGTTTGAACCTCAAGACAAGATTGCTATGCACAACacagaattaataaaacatcaTGTGCCTGTAGGTCGTGTTTGCCAACAGAGAGGGATTGACGTACATTGTTTTGTAGAAAAGACTTGA
- the LOC122066592 gene encoding putative HVA22-like protein g isoform X2, whose amino-acid sequence MMGSFLTRGLVMVFGYAYPAYECFKTVEKNKPEIEQLRFWCQYWILVAVLTVFERVGDTFISWVPMYSEAKLAFFIYLWYPKTKGTAYVYDSFFRPYLAKHETEIDRNLLELRTRAGDIAILYWQRAASYGQTRVFEILQYVAAQSTARPRPSQQQQGTGVRQILPTAPTRQNSVNKQQPQQSLSHTSSVATSASSEEQNEPAAEEVAPPQAPSAPPAAVRPQTAAATEPSGEISAQATKNEAEATQIVPVQSSSNGNSKPQLQEKVMDDAIRVTRARLRKTRAAANR is encoded by the exons ATGATGGGATCCTTTCTAACCAGAGGACTGGT GATGGTTTTTGGCTATGCCTATCCTGCTTATGAATGCTTTAAAACCGTGGAGAAGAACAAGCCAGAGATTGAGCAGCTTCGGTTTTGGTGCCAATACTG GATTTTAGTTGCAGTGCTGACAGTCTTTGAGAGGGTTGGAGATACTTTTATATCATg GGTACCAATGTACAGTGAGGCCAAATTGGCATTCTTCATATATTTGTGGTATCCTAAAACAAAG GGAACAGCATATGTGTATGATTCCTTCTTTAGGCCGTACCTTGCGAAGCATGAGACTGAAATTGATCGTAACTTATTAGAGTTAAGGACTAGGGCTGGGGACATTGCAATTTTATATTGGCAAAGGGCTGCAAGCTATGGCCAGACAAGGGTTTTTGAGATTTTGCAGTATGTTGCTGCACAGTCTACAGCAAGGCCTCGCCCTTCACAG CAACAGCAGGGTACTGGGGTTCGCCAAATTCTGCCTACTGCTCCAACTCGCCAGAACTCTGTAAATAAGCAACAGCCCCAACAGTCATTGTCACATACATCCAGTGTTGCTACTTCAGCTTCATCTGAGGAACAGAACGAACCAGCAGCTGAAGAAGTTGCACCTCCACAAGCGCCTTCTGCACCCCCTGCAGCTGTGCGGCCCCAAACAGCAGCTGCAACTGAGCCTTCTGGTGAAATAAGTGCCCAAGCAACAAAAAACGAAGCAGAAGCAACGCAGATAGTGCCAGTCCAGTCCTCGAGCAATGGAAATTCAAAACCACAGCTACAGGAGAAGGTCATGGACGATGCCATCCGGGTGACACGTGCAAGATTGAGGAAAACACGAGCTGCAGCGAACCGTTAA
- the LOC122066592 gene encoding putative HVA22-like protein g isoform X1: MMGSFLTRGLVMVFGYAYPAYECFKTVEKNKPEIEQLRFWCQYWILVAVLTVFERVGDTFISWVPMYSEAKLAFFIYLWYPKTKGTAYVYDSFFRPYLAKHETEIDRNLLELRTRAGDIAILYWQRAASYGQTRVFEILQYVAAQSTARPRPSQQQQGTGVGQTLPTTPTRQNSVNKQQQGTGVRQILPTAPTRQNSVNKQQPQQSLSHTSSVATSASSEEQNEPAAEEVAPPQAPSAPPAAVRPQTAAATEPSGEISAQATKNEAEATQIVPVQSSSNGNSKPQLQEKVMDDAIRVTRARLRKTRAAANR, translated from the exons ATGATGGGATCCTTTCTAACCAGAGGACTGGT GATGGTTTTTGGCTATGCCTATCCTGCTTATGAATGCTTTAAAACCGTGGAGAAGAACAAGCCAGAGATTGAGCAGCTTCGGTTTTGGTGCCAATACTG GATTTTAGTTGCAGTGCTGACAGTCTTTGAGAGGGTTGGAGATACTTTTATATCATg GGTACCAATGTACAGTGAGGCCAAATTGGCATTCTTCATATATTTGTGGTATCCTAAAACAAAG GGAACAGCATATGTGTATGATTCCTTCTTTAGGCCGTACCTTGCGAAGCATGAGACTGAAATTGATCGTAACTTATTAGAGTTAAGGACTAGGGCTGGGGACATTGCAATTTTATATTGGCAAAGGGCTGCAAGCTATGGCCAGACAAGGGTTTTTGAGATTTTGCAGTATGTTGCTGCACAGTCTACAGCAAGGCCTCGCCCTTCACAG CAACAGCAGGGTACTGGGGTTGGCCAAACTCTGCCTACTACTCCAACTCGCCAGAACTCTGTAAATAAGCAACAGCAGGGTACTGGGGTTCGCCAAATTCTGCCTACTGCTCCAACTCGCCAGAACTCTGTAAATAAGCAACAGCCCCAACAGTCATTGTCACATACATCCAGTGTTGCTACTTCAGCTTCATCTGAGGAACAGAACGAACCAGCAGCTGAAGAAGTTGCACCTCCACAAGCGCCTTCTGCACCCCCTGCAGCTGTGCGGCCCCAAACAGCAGCTGCAACTGAGCCTTCTGGTGAAATAAGTGCCCAAGCAACAAAAAACGAAGCAGAAGCAACGCAGATAGTGCCAGTCCAGTCCTCGAGCAATGGAAATTCAAAACCACAGCTACAGGAGAAGGTCATGGACGATGCCATCCGGGTGACACGTGCAAGATTGAGGAAAACACGAGCTGCAGCGAACCGTTAA